Genomic window (Aurantimicrobium sp. INA4):
TCGAAACAAGCCCGCTCGTGAAGGAGCATCGCTCGATTCCTGGAGTGGTGGAGAAGTGGGATCTCTATGTTCGCGGCTTTGAACTAGCGACCGGTTATTCCGAGCTCAATGACCCTGTCATCCAGCGAGAGCGTTTTGTGCAGCAAGCTGCACTGAGCGCCAAGGGTGATGTTGAAGCAATGCGCTTGGACGAAGATTTCCTCAAAGCTCTCGAGCACGCCATGCCACCTGCCGGCGGCATGGGTATGGGTATGGACCGCCTTCTCATGGCCATCACTGGTCTGGGCATCAGGGAAACCATCCTGTTCCCACTCGTGAAGTAATCAGGTCACACCGGTAGTCTGACAAGCATGGATAACTTCTGGATTAATGCCCTGTGGTCAATCACACCCACTGTCATTCTGGGGCTTTTGTTCTGGTTGATTATTCGGTCAATTTTGCGTTCGGACCGAACCGAACGTGAAACTTATGCGCGGCTTGAGGCGGAAGAGCGCGCCAAGCGTGGTCTCTCTGCGGATGATCAATCGGGGGCCCAACAATGACACAAGGTGATGTGAACTTCTGGATCACCATTGTCCTGTTCCTGATTGACTTCGCTATCCGCGTTGCCGCCATCATCATCGTTCCGCGCAACCGTCGTCCATCCTCTGCTTTGGGCTGGTTGCTCGCCATCTTCTTCATCCCGTTCATCGGTGTGATCTTGTTCCTGCTGATTGGTAGCCCACGACTGGGACGCAAGCGTCGTCGTCGCCAGGCAGAAATCAACCAGTTCATCATGGATGCCACCGAGGGAATGGCAACGGTCAAACACGACAAGTCGTGGCCGGCCTGGTTGGATTCCATCGTTCAGATGAATCGCAATTTGGGCGCCATGCCCATGATCGGTGGAAACAACGCACAGATGCAGATCGATTACGAGAAAAACTTTCTCGATATGGCAGCTGACATCGACAAAGCGAAAAAATATGTTCACGTCGAGTTCTATATCTTGGCGGCTGACTCCACAACAGAACCACTATTCCAAGCGATGGAGCGTGCTGTTCAGCGTGGCGTCAAGGTACGTGTGCTCTTTGACCACATAGCTGGAAAGCGCACCGTCGGTTATAAAGAAACCAAGAAGCGTCTGACTGCTATCGGTGCCGAATGGCACCTCATGCTTCCTTTCCTCCCTCTTGAAGGAAAGTACGAGCGTCCAGATCTGCGCAACCACCGCAAGCTCTTGATCATCGACTCGAAGATCGGCTGGATGGGTTCACAAAACCTCATTGACTCCAGTTACCTCAAGAAGTCCAACATCAAGCGTGGACTGCACTGGAAAGATGCCATGGTTCGCCTGGAAGGACCCATTGTTGCTGGTCTGAACGCCATCTTCATTACTGACTGGTATTCCGAGACAGACATTCTGCTCACACGTGAGGCAGCACCACTGACAACCACGTCCAAGAAGAATGCCCTCGATTGCCAGATCGTTCCCTCAGGACCAGGCTTTGCTTCCGAGAACAACCTGCGGATGTTCTTAGCGTTAATGTATTCAGCACAAGAAAAGATCATCATTACTTCGCCCTACTTCGTTCCCGATGAGTCGTTGATGTATGCCATCACCTCGGCATGCCAGCGTGGTGTTCGTGTGGAACTGTTTGTCTCCGAAATTGGAGATCAGGCGTTGGTGTATCACGCACAGCGTTCCTACTACGAAGCACTGCTTCGTGCCGGTGTTGTTATTTGGCTCTACAAAGCACCCACCATCTTGCACTCCAAGCACATGTCTATCGATGACGAGGTCGCAGTCATCGGATCTTCCAACATGGACATGCGATCCTTTTCCCTCAACCTTGAGGTCTCCCTCATGGTCAAGGGCGCTTCTTTCGTCAAGCAGATGCGCGAGGTTGAAGATGCTTACCGTGAAGACTCTCGTGCGCTCACCCTGGATGAGTGGATGAAGCAGCCTCTGCGCTCAACTGTTCTTGATGGTTTAGCCCGCTTGACGTCTTCACTTCAGTAAAGAAAGTTTTCTCTATGGCATACGAAGCTGCACCTTCTCGCTACGACATCATGAACTACCGCAGAAGCGGTAAATGGGGTTTGAAGCTTCCTGAGATTTCCTTAGGCCTCTGGCACAACTTCGGTGACGAAGGATCTCTCAAGAACCAAAAGCAGATTCTGCGTCGTGCTTTTGACTTGGGCGTGACCCATTTTGATCTCGCAAACAACTACGGCGTTCCTGCCGGCTCTGCCGAGAGCCACTTCGGTGAAGTGCTGGCTTCAGATTTCAAGCCCTATCGCGACGAGATGGTCATCTCGTCCAAAGCCGGATATTTCATGTGGGATGGTCCCTATGGCGAGTGGGGAACTCGGAAGTACCTGATCTCTTCTCTTGATCAGAGCCTGACCCGTATGGGGCTGGACTATGTCGATATCTTCTACTCCCACCGCCCAGACCCCAACACCCCCATTGAAGAAACCATGGGCGCACTGGCTTCGATCGTGCAGCAGGGCAAGGCACTGTATGTTGGAATCTCCTCCTACACGCCAGCGCAAACCATGGCAGCGAGGAAGGAACTGGATCGACTCGGAGTTCCTCTGCTGATTCATCAGCCTCGCTACTCGATGTTTGATCGCACCATCGAACGCTCAGGCCTGCTTTACACCCTTGACGAGATCGGTGCCGGGTGCATCGTTTTCTCGCCACTAGCTCAGGGCCTTCTCACCGATCGTTACCTTGGTGGGGTTCCCAAAGACTCCCGTGCTGC
Coding sequences:
- a CDS encoding aldo/keto reductase, which translates into the protein MAYEAAPSRYDIMNYRRSGKWGLKLPEISLGLWHNFGDEGSLKNQKQILRRAFDLGVTHFDLANNYGVPAGSAESHFGEVLASDFKPYRDEMVISSKAGYFMWDGPYGEWGTRKYLISSLDQSLTRMGLDYVDIFYSHRPDPNTPIEETMGALASIVQQGKALYVGISSYTPAQTMAARKELDRLGVPLLIHQPRYSMFDRTIERSGLLYTLDEIGAGCIVFSPLAQGLLTDRYLGGVPKDSRAAVGEHLKASTITDTYLERVRGLAAIAEARGQTLAQMALLWTLRNPGVTSALIGASSVKQLEDNIAAIHGPEFEPEELDAIDEFAVHGTESGK
- the cls gene encoding cardiolipin synthase, which produces MTQGDVNFWITIVLFLIDFAIRVAAIIIVPRNRRPSSALGWLLAIFFIPFIGVILFLLIGSPRLGRKRRRRQAEINQFIMDATEGMATVKHDKSWPAWLDSIVQMNRNLGAMPMIGGNNAQMQIDYEKNFLDMAADIDKAKKYVHVEFYILAADSTTEPLFQAMERAVQRGVKVRVLFDHIAGKRTVGYKETKKRLTAIGAEWHLMLPFLPLEGKYERPDLRNHRKLLIIDSKIGWMGSQNLIDSSYLKKSNIKRGLHWKDAMVRLEGPIVAGLNAIFITDWYSETDILLTREAAPLTTTSKKNALDCQIVPSGPGFASENNLRMFLALMYSAQEKIIITSPYFVPDESLMYAITSACQRGVRVELFVSEIGDQALVYHAQRSYYEALLRAGVVIWLYKAPTILHSKHMSIDDEVAVIGSSNMDMRSFSLNLEVSLMVKGASFVKQMREVEDAYREDSRALTLDEWMKQPLRSTVLDGLARLTSSLQ